One Streptomyces sp. BA2 DNA window includes the following coding sequences:
- a CDS encoding adenylate/guanylate cyclase domain-containing protein: protein MGLADEIDAAVTSVVCSDWDTRKGTVVPTTDNVKLGNGAVEIDAVYLYADLADSTGLARDFTRTTAAKVIRAYLDATCRVIKARGGHIRSFDGDRVMAIFMGDSKNTDAARCALQINHVVQKIVAPRVEANLSSIKSKGFEIKHCVGIDTGTALVVRGGVRGSNDLVSIGRAPNVAAKLSDIRNGNYRTYVTEAVFKKIAEHTKYSSGDDKRLMWEGPYTREVGGETITIYKSSWWSKP, encoded by the coding sequence ATGGGGCTTGCCGATGAGATCGACGCAGCTGTAACAAGCGTCGTCTGTTCTGACTGGGACACCCGCAAGGGGACAGTCGTCCCCACCACGGACAACGTGAAGCTCGGCAACGGAGCCGTGGAGATCGACGCCGTCTACCTCTACGCAGACCTGGCCGACTCCACCGGCCTCGCCCGCGACTTCACCCGCACCACGGCCGCCAAAGTCATCCGCGCCTACCTGGACGCCACCTGCCGGGTCATCAAGGCGAGGGGCGGCCACATCCGAAGCTTTGACGGCGATCGGGTCATGGCGATCTTCATGGGGGACAGTAAGAACACCGATGCCGCACGATGCGCACTGCAGATCAACCACGTTGTCCAGAAGATCGTGGCCCCCAGAGTGGAGGCGAACCTGTCCTCCATCAAGAGCAAGGGCTTCGAAATCAAGCACTGCGTCGGAATCGACACAGGTACCGCCCTCGTCGTCCGCGGCGGCGTGCGAGGCAGCAACGACCTCGTGTCCATCGGTCGAGCACCCAACGTTGCCGCCAAGCTCAGCGACATTAGAAACGGCAACTACCGTACGTACGTCACAGAAGCTGTCTTCAAAAAGATCGCCGAGCACACGAAGTACAGCAGCGGCGACGACAAGCGCCTCATGTGGGAAGGCCCCTACACCCGCGAGGTCGGCGGCGAAACCATCACCATCTACAAGTCCTCCTGGTGGTCGAAGCCGTGA
- a CDS encoding transposase, with the protein MALDAQGGLTSGHVRLVASALDVSVRTVRRWVEAARNEGRAGRRPRPRFSLTPRMRELLAVWGGNVAAVHRELTAEAERDGRPGTVPSLATLQRAVRQDLSAGERAGLKGGEAARRRYDVYGKRPRTHRNACWEGDHKRIPVRVDLEGSAVCPWVTWFIDVATKAIVGVAVTPHQPARDAVLAALRTGISRTEPYGPFGGLPGVVRVDRGKEFLCRTVERALGAFAVPVHDLPAYKPYRKGTVEALNDAVEEMFLVSLPGYTRRARPVGAHRPDQVDDLLSYPEFVEALLRWVQGWNTGHRPEGLAKGMTPLAAWEADPAPVEDVAEERLAFFAMEDDGRVRKITTNGISWRRRAYIAPWMAGHVGMRVRLRYLPHYDGQIEVFTVEEWGRHLGSAYLAQAATLEQRRALSSVREKKARALKADLKAAEKLRKARYTATTTAAVPRPRRAVTSSQAEAEIARSRGTDLAARALPDLIPPREPPASWARPVVRPPRTADSQTGAGPAVDGGPPEAADVRDDSGER; encoded by the coding sequence ATGGCGCTGGATGCCCAGGGTGGGTTGACGTCGGGGCATGTGCGTCTGGTGGCGTCGGCGCTTGACGTTTCTGTCCGCACGGTGCGCCGTTGGGTCGAAGCTGCTCGCAATGAGGGACGGGCTGGTCGGAGGCCGCGTCCCAGGTTCTCGTTGACACCGCGGATGCGTGAGTTGTTGGCGGTGTGGGGTGGGAATGTGGCCGCGGTGCACCGTGAGCTGACCGCCGAGGCTGAAAGGGACGGACGGCCCGGGACGGTGCCGTCTCTTGCGACGTTGCAGCGCGCCGTACGGCAGGATTTGTCGGCGGGGGAGCGGGCGGGCCTGAAGGGCGGTGAGGCTGCCAGGCGCCGCTATGACGTGTACGGCAAGCGCCCGCGGACGCATCGCAATGCGTGCTGGGAGGGGGATCACAAGCGGATCCCGGTACGCGTGGATCTCGAAGGCTCTGCGGTGTGTCCGTGGGTGACGTGGTTCATCGATGTCGCGACGAAGGCGATCGTGGGCGTGGCGGTCACTCCGCATCAGCCGGCGAGGGACGCGGTCCTGGCCGCGCTGCGCACGGGGATCAGCCGCACCGAGCCGTACGGCCCGTTCGGTGGCCTGCCCGGCGTGGTGCGTGTCGACCGGGGCAAGGAGTTCTTGTGCCGGACCGTGGAGCGCGCCCTGGGCGCCTTCGCGGTCCCGGTCCACGATCTGCCTGCCTACAAGCCGTACCGCAAAGGCACCGTCGAGGCACTGAACGACGCGGTGGAGGAGATGTTCCTGGTCTCTCTGCCTGGCTATACCCGCAGGGCCCGGCCGGTCGGTGCTCACCGTCCGGACCAGGTGGATGACCTCTTGTCGTATCCGGAGTTCGTCGAGGCTTTGCTGAGGTGGGTGCAGGGCTGGAACACCGGCCACCGTCCTGAGGGCCTCGCGAAGGGGATGACACCGTTGGCGGCGTGGGAGGCGGATCCAGCACCGGTCGAGGACGTCGCGGAGGAGCGCCTGGCGTTTTTCGCGATGGAGGACGACGGCCGGGTCCGGAAGATCACCACGAACGGGATCAGCTGGCGGCGCCGTGCCTACATCGCGCCGTGGATGGCCGGGCACGTCGGCATGCGGGTCCGGCTGCGGTATCTGCCGCACTACGACGGGCAGATCGAGGTGTTCACAGTCGAGGAGTGGGGCCGTCACCTGGGCAGCGCCTATCTGGCCCAGGCGGCGACACTGGAGCAGCGCCGTGCGCTGAGTTCGGTCAGGGAGAAGAAAGCCCGCGCGCTGAAAGCCGACCTCAAGGCGGCGGAGAAGCTGCGCAAGGCCCGCTACACGGCCACGACCACGGCTGCCGTGCCCCGCCCGCGGCGTGCGGTCACCTCCTCTCAGGCCGAGGCGGAGATCGCCCGGTCAAGGGGCACGGATCTGGCGGCCCGGGCGCTCCCGGACTTGATCCCTCCCCGCGAGCCCCCGGCTTCCTGGGCCCGGCCGGTTGTCCGCCCTCCCCGGACGGCCGACTCGCAGACGGGTGCCGGGCCGGCAGTCGACGGCGGACCGCCTGAAGCGGCTGATGTACGTGATGACAGCGGGGAGCGTTGA
- a CDS encoding ATP-binding protein, with protein sequence MVTAERQGRLPREREDHFMRLPGAQVVSTRALLMVRENIRAAIEARAMICIYGQAGRGKSLAVNTSLRELAPKLTRRIQFRSRPSTRDLRHELFHALGLQGRPPGQPIEFDRMLRGALEERHVLVCDEAQWLSKMCFEYLRYLWDDIGSDLTIVFTGGDGCFEMLQSEPMLESRVYAWQEIEPMPLEEVLTVIPAFHPVWADTDPDLIAMCDDEAAHGNFRAWAKITHHLTAGMKESGRILDEDLLRWSYSKLRQRPVVA encoded by the coding sequence ATGGTGACTGCTGAGCGACAGGGCCGACTGCCCCGGGAGCGGGAGGACCACTTCATGCGCCTGCCGGGCGCCCAGGTGGTCTCCACGCGCGCCCTGTTGATGGTGCGGGAGAACATCCGTGCCGCGATCGAGGCCAGAGCCATGATCTGTATCTACGGTCAGGCGGGCCGGGGCAAGTCGCTGGCGGTGAACACCTCGCTGCGTGAGCTCGCGCCGAAGCTGACGCGCCGGATCCAGTTCCGCTCCCGCCCCTCGACCCGCGACCTGCGCCACGAGCTGTTCCACGCCCTGGGCCTGCAGGGCCGCCCACCGGGGCAGCCGATCGAGTTCGACAGGATGCTGCGCGGCGCCTTGGAGGAGAGGCACGTCCTGGTCTGTGACGAGGCGCAGTGGCTGTCGAAGATGTGTTTCGAGTACCTGCGTTACTTGTGGGATGACATCGGCTCGGACCTGACGATCGTGTTCACGGGCGGGGACGGCTGTTTCGAGATGCTGCAGAGCGAGCCGATGCTGGAGTCCCGCGTGTACGCGTGGCAGGAGATCGAGCCCATGCCGCTGGAGGAAGTCCTCACCGTCATCCCGGCCTTTCACCCCGTGTGGGCGGACACGGACCCGGACCTGATCGCGATGTGCGATGACGAGGCCGCGCACGGCAACTTCCGGGCCTGGGCGAAGATCACTCATCACCTGACCGCCGGGATGAAGGAATCCGGACGGATCCTTGACGAGGATCTGTTGCGGTGGTCCTACAGCAAACTGCGCCAACGTCCGGTGGTGGCCTGA